In Leptolyngbya sp. O-77, the genomic window TCATTGGCGATGCGGGGCTGGTGTTTCCCGAAGGTCAGGTCGCGGCTCTGCGCGATCGCCTCCAGTCCCTCATGCAGCGCCCTGCCCTGGCCGCCGAACTGGCCGCCCGTGGCTACCAGCGGGCGATCGCCCATTTTACCAATCGTGTCTTAGCAGAAAAACAGCTTGCGTTTTATGACCAGTTGATGTGATTTCACTTCCCATCCTCAATGCGCCTTGTCCATATCATTCCTGCCATCTCTCCCGTCTACGGTGGCCCCAGCCAAATGATCGCGGGCTTCTCGAAGGCGCTGGCGGCAGCCGGGGTGGCGGTGACGATCTTGACAACGGATGCCAATGGAGATGTCGGGCAAGCGCCGCTGGCGGTGCCGCTGGGCGTGCCTGTGGCGCAGGATGGGTATGAGATTCGCTACTTTCGGCGGACGGGCTGGCGGCGCTACAAGTTTTCGGCGGGGCTGCTGGGGTGGCTGGCGACCCATGCGGCGGCGTTTGACCTGGCGCATGTTCACGCGCTGTTTTCACCCGTCAGCTCAACCGCAGCAGCGATCGCCCGCACGCGACACCTGCCCTATGTCCTGCGGCCGCTGGGCACGCTCGACCCCATCGATTTGCAAAAAAAGCGGCGGCTGAAGCAGTTGTATGCCACGCTGATCGAGCGGCAAAACCTGGCGGGTGCGGCGGCGGTTCACTTTACCAGTCGCCAGGAGGCGGCCACCGCCGAGCGGTTTGGGCTAACCTTGCGAGACTGGATTTTGCCGCTGGGGGTAGATCTGGCGGAGTTTGCCGCTGCGCCTGCCGAACGACGGGCGATTCGCGAAGCAGTCCCCACGGGAATCGCCCAAGCCGTGCGCGATCGCCTTGCCATTCCGCCCGATCGCCCGGTGGTGCTATTTCTCTCGCGGCTCGACCCCAAAAAAGGGCTAGATCTGCTGATACCCGCGCTAGAGCAGGTGCAAGCGGCGGGCATCCCGTTTCACTGGATTCTGGCGGGCAGCAACCCACAAGACCCCGATTACGAAAAACAGGTGAGCGATCGCCTGAATGATTCTCCGCTGCGAGCTTGCACCACCCAGACCGGGTTCGTGGCCGCCCAGGCGCGGCGCGAGCTGCTGCTGACAGCGGATCTATTTGTGCTGCCGTCCTACTACGAGAACTTTGGGATTGCCGTTGCCGAAGCGATGGCGGCGGGGCTGCCCGTGGTGGTGTCCAACGCAGTGCCGCTGCACGAAGACGTGACCCAGGCACAGGCAGGCTGGGTGGTGCCCTGCGAACCCCGTGCCCTGGCCCACACGCTGGCGATCGCCCTACAAGCCGCCGACCGCCCACAGCGCGGCATCGCCGCCCACCACTGGGCCCGCGAACATTACGACTGGCGGGCGATCGCCCAGCGGGCTATTCAAAAATATGAGGAAATTTTGCAGCGAACCTAGCAGTCTGCACGATGCGGCTCTTCAACGGCGGGGGGCTAGTAGCGGGTGCCGCGCTTGCGGAGTGCGTCTAGCATTTGCTGGCGAACGGCGATCGCCCACTGGTCAAAATTAACTGGATCAACCCCAACGGGACTTGCAGTAGAATCGGGCTTTTGCTCTAACTTAACTCCGGTAGGCGGAGTGTCAACGCTCTTTGTGTCGGGCTGAGTGCTGTTCATGAGTCGAGCCGATAATGCCTCGGTTAAGTGACTTGCAATTGGGTTAGGTGACTTGCAATTGCTTCCTTATAGTTAACGTAAATAGCAGGGATTTGCCAGACCTATTATGCGAAAAACGCATTTTAGAATTGCAGAACTTGCATGGCCCCTCTTGCCATCGTTCGACAATTCCTCTTAGCCGCGATCGCTACAGCAGAATCAAACCCCGTCGTGCGCCGAGGGTGACTGCCTCTGTCCGGCTGGACACCTGGAGCTTGGCAAAGAGGGAGCTGATATGAAATTTAACAGTGTGTTCTGACAGGTGGAGGCGCTGGGCGATCGCCTTGTTGCTCAGCCCCTCTGCCAGCATGGTTAGAACTTCGGACTCGCGGGGCGTGAGGGCGGCGTCCAACGGCGCAGGCGGCAGGATGGGGTCGTTGACGGGCAACGCGGGCAGCAGCGTCTCCAGCGTGTCTGGGTGGAGCGGCACCAGACCAGCGGCGGCAGCGGTTACGGCGGCGACAATTTCACTGGCGATCGCCCGCGTGGGCAGCACACCCCGCACCCCCAGCCGCAGCGCTTCTGCCACCCCACTCGGCGAGGGGTCTTCGGTAAGCATCACTATCGGCGTAGACAGCAGGCTTGCTCCTTCCGATAGCCACTCGCCCACCAGCGCCCCCGGCTCTTCGCGGGATTCGACAAACAGCAGCAGCACGTCGGGATGCAGCCCCGCGAGTTGCCCTGCTAGGTCGCGTAGTCCCACGCTCCCCACGACCTCCAGACCCGCTTCGCTCAACAGGGCCGATAGCCCTGCCCGCGCTACGGCCGAATTTGCGGCGACCAAAACCTGAGTCACGCGGCCTCCGAGGGGGCGGTCTGGGCGGGGGCGACTGGAGGAACCTGCAACGTGTAGATCTGTCGCTGGTAGCTGCCCGATTGCGGAAAGTTTGGATTTCGCAGGTATTCCAGACGCAGCGTGCTGTCAGGGGGCGTGTCATCCAGCACGGCCAGCAGATCTTCGGCGCTGCGAAACAACTGCTCGTTGGCGCTGAGTAAGATATCGCCCGGTCGCAGGACATTAGTCACCGCCGCCCCTGGCGAAACCTCCAGCACCAGCAGGCCAATTTGCCCGCGCCAGCGATCGCGCGGCACCCAGACAGGCTGGAGCGTTACCCCCAGGCGCAGCGGATTGCCGACGGGCGCTGTGTTTTTCAGAAAGCGCTGGACTGTGGCAGTGGAAATGGCGATCGCCAGTCCGTCTGCAATCATGCTGTTGATGCCTACGACGCGCCCCTGCACATCCGCCAGCGGGCCGCCAGAATTTCCCGGCGCTAGCCGCACATCCGCCCGCACCCAAGGGGAACCTGCGGCAGGGGCAGCATGAACCACGCCCACCGTCAACGCCCCCACCATGCCCAGCGGATTGCCGACCGCCAGAACCAACTGCCCGACTTGCAGCGCGGCCAAATCGCCCGCCGGGGCAGCCACCAGTTCCCTGGCTTCAATCCGCAGCGCGGCCAGATCTCGCGCCGAGTCGCGCCGCTGCACAGTTGCCGAAAATACACGCCCGTCGGCCAGTTCTACCTGCGCCACCCGCCCCCGCACGACATGGGCATTGGTCACAATGAGTCCGTCTGACTGCCAGATCACGCCCGATCCGGCTCCGGTCTGGTCGCTGCGAACTTGCACGGTCGATTGCTGAAGCCGATGGGCGATCGCCCTTAATTCATCTGTTAATTGCATGGTTTCTCTCCCTGCGCTGCGTGCTGTTCCCTAGGGGAGCGCTCTCTAGGGGCGATCGCCAATCCCAATCGTCACCTGCATCCGCCGTCCGCCGCGAATGATCTCGGCGACCAGAGACTTGCCGATTTGTTCTGGGCCAAGCTGGGCATACACATCGGCAATGTCGCCAACGGGTGCGCCGCCCAGCGACACCAGCACATCCCCAATCAGAATCCCTGCGGCATCTGCCGGGCCACCAGCCTCCAGGCTCAGCACAATCACCCCAGCCGTTTGGGGCAGGTGCAGCACCTGAGCCAGCATCGCAGGCAGCCGCACGGGCTGGAGGCCGACCCCCAAGTAGCCCCGCGAAATGCGCCCCCGCTGGGCAAGCTGTTCGACGACGCGGTTGACCGTTGCGCTCGGCAGGGTGAGCGCCAGGTGTCGGGGGCCGCTCGTGTTCATGCCCAGGATGCGCCCCTGAATGTCCACCAGCGGCCCGCCAGAAAAGCCGGGATACAGGGTTACATCGGGACGGATAAACTGGTCGATTTGTCCGCCATGCCAGGTGCGCCAGCCGCCGCCGATGGCGCTGATCACGCCCATGCTGGCGCTGAGGCCATTTTCGGCAGAGCGGCCCGCCGCCAGCACAATGTGCCCCACGCTGAGGGTGCTGCTGTCGCTCAGATCCGCCACTGCACAGGCCGATTCCTCTACCTTAAGAACCGCCAGGTCGGTGCTATTGTCGCGCCCAACTAGGGTTGCGCCGCAGGTCTGACCATTGGGCAGCGTCAGGGTGATGTCGTCTTCGCGCTTGATGGTGTGTTCGGCCGTGACCACAAAGCCCGGTCGCCAGTGGATGCCGCTCGACCCCATGCGATGGCGGGCGTGAACCGCGACAGTGGACTGGCCTGCCAGGGCGATCGCCCTCGACAAGCCCTCCGAAAATGCCGCCAGCATTCCGCTTCCTGCGGCGGCTTCTGCGGCTGCTCCAGCCATTGATTCGGTCATGAAACGCCTCCGGTTTAGAAGTGATAGGCCGGTTGCCTATCTGCCTTTAGCTTGCCGAACGCGCCCCGCGCTTGGGATCGGAAGAATGGGCGGATTTCACGCTGATTGACCCTAGACAGATGGGTAGGGGATGGGTGGTTTTGTCGCGCAGTGGGCTGTGCCGTGGGCTGTGCAGCGTGTGAGTGATCCACTGACTCAATAGAACCTCGCCCCCAGCCTCTAGCCGCTAATTTCCAAACACTTCCGCCGGGTCGGCCGATTGCACCTTGCGAATGGCGATCGCCCCCGAAATCAGGCACATCACCACCGTCGCCAGCAAGATATTCAGCCCGCGGCCCAGCGTCATCTGCATCAGCAGTCCCGTAGCATTAGCGGTGACCCGATACAGCCCCAGCGAAATCAGATAGCCGGGGATAAAGCCCATCACGCCCAGTAAAAGCGCCTGTTGAAACACCACACCCAGCAGATATCGGTCGGAGTAGCCGATCGCCTTCAGGGTGGCATACTGCGTCCAGTGGTCGGCGACATCGGTATAGAGAATCTGGTAGACCAGGATGATGCCCACGACGAAGCTCATGATGGTTAGCAGCGTGAACACAAAGCCGATGGCAGTGTTGTTGCGCCAGTAATCCAACTCCATGTCTACGAACTCTGGCTTGGTTAACACGGCCACGTCTTTGGGCAATTGGTCGCGCAGGGTGCGGGCGATCGCATCCACATCTGCACCCGGACGAACCCTCAGCAGCCCAATGTCTACCGTGTTGAGGTCGCGGCTTTGCTCTTCAGGCCCCAAGTTGGCAAAATAGCGCAAAAAATTCTGATCGCTCATAATCACATTGCCATTGGCAGAGGCAAAATCTGTCCCCAGCGCATAGGTGCCTACGACGCGCACCTGCTGTTCCGCCAGTTCGGTCACAGTGCCCGCTGTCACAGCCCCCACCTCTGCCCGCGATTTCTCATCCACAATCACCGTCCAGGGCAGCTTCAGCGCCTCCTGGCTGGCCAGCACTTCAGGAATCGTCAGCACCGGGTCATTGGGGTTAAACGCCAGCACCCGCAGCGGACGTACCGCCTTGGTTTCGGGATTCTTCCAGGCAGCGCCATCGCGGACATAGAGCGGATAGGCCGCCTCCACGCCATCAAACGCTTGCGCCTGATAGAGCCGCCGCCGGGCAAACTGCGCCGGAATAAACATGGTGTATTTCAGCCGATTCACCACGATAATTTCGCCGTTTAGCACTTTGAGCAACTGCACCTGGCTGTCGTATAGCGCGTTCTCAAATCCGCGAAACATGAACATCAGCAGCACCGCAAACGCCACGCCGGCGATCGCCGTTAGCAGGCGACGACGTTCATAGGTCAGGTTTGACCAGGCCAGGGGCGTTCGCATAGGCAAGAGAGCGGGTGGGCAGGTCGGACTGTGAACCAGTGAGCCAGACCAGAGAACCGTCGGCTTTTTCTAGTCTAGTTTCTGGCAGCACAGGGCAGCCTGTTCGCTAAGCCGCAACCGAATCATAAGCAAATTTAATTGTGAATATTGCTGTCTTTTTGCCTGAAAGGCTAGACAGAATGAAAAAGTTTTGGTACACCTGTTCTTTAGGGATGTAGCTCCAAGTCACTCCTCGTCAATTCGCCTTTCCCCAAAGCGCTATGGAACCCTTAACCGAAGTCCAGCAGGAACTCTACGACTGGTTGGTCGAATATATCCGCGAAAATCAGCACGCTCCCTCGATCCGCCAGATGATGCAGGCGATGGGGCTGCGATCGCCCGCGCCGATTCAGAGCCGCTTGGAGCATCTGCAAAACAAGGGATACATCGACTGGACGCGGGGCAAAGCCCGGACGCTACGCCTGCTTCATGGATTTTCTCAGGGCGTGCCGATTCGGGGTGAAGTGTTTGCGGGGGGAGCGCTGGAACCTGCAACGGGCGACACAGAGTTTCTCGATATTTCTGGAATGCAGCTCAAGCCGCAAGATTACGCGCTGCGGGTGACGGGCGACAGCATGATCGAAGCCCTGATTGCCGATGGCGACGTGGTGATCATGCGTCCGGTGAAAGAGCCAGACAAGCTCAAGAACGGCACGATTGTTGCAGCGAGAGTCGAAGGAGAGGGCAATACCCTGAAGTATTTTTATCGGCGCGGCAACAAGGTGACGCTGAAGCCTGCCAACTCAAAGTACGATCCAATTGAAAAGCCCGCTTCAGATGTACAAATCCAGGGGATGCTGATCGGCGTTTGGCGCGATTTTGGCGCGGGCGCTCCCTAGAGACTGCTAACTTCCTGAAGATTTCTAGATCAGCGCTACGATGCCGATCGATGTGATAGAGAATCGAAAGGGCAAATTATCAGGCTAAAGGCTATCCATTAATCCATGCAGACTAGGCAAGCGCACTGGGGTCGGTTTCTTGCGAAAGCCCGTCGTTTTGGAATGCCCCCGGAGGCTGTTGCCCTACCTCGCCTGGGGCCAGTTCCGAAAGGCTCTGCAAAATGGGGACGAACAGGGGTGAGGCTGGGAGCGATCGCCCTTGCTCTTCTGCTCCTCAGCAGTTGTGCCAGTCCTGATCCGCAAGCCCGCCTGGCTAATACTAAAGAATGTATCGAGTGCGATTTGCAGGGCAAGGTGCTGGCCAAGACTGACCTCAAGGGCGCGAAGCTCAATCGCGCCAATCTTAGCAGCGCCGACCTCAACGGTGCCAATCTAAGCGAAGCGCTGCTAGACACCGCCAACCTCAGCGGCGCAAATCTGAGCAACGCAGACCTCAACCGTGCCGCGCTGCCCTCTGCAAACCTCAGCGGTGCAAATCTCTCCGGTGCCAGCTTGAAGAATGCTTTCTTGCGGAACGCAGACTTTACCAATGCTAATCTCAGCAATGCCGACTTTAGCGGCAGCGATCTCAGCGGAGCTAAGCTAGACGGCGCAACCCAGGAGGGGGCTGTTTTTCAGGGCGCGATTCTGCCAGATGGGACCGTGCAGCCGTAGTTGTCCCCAGAGCGGCGTTCCTCGATTGGATGCCAAAATGGAGCGATCGCCCCACAGCGCTGACGCAGAAACCCAGCCCATTTCAGGCATGGGGTAGAATCCTGACAAGCGTCTGGACGCGGACTTGCAGGGGGCTCCAGAAGGGAGTTCCAGCAGGAGGTTCCAGAACGATACACTTGAGCGGGTGATGCCATGCCTCCCAGGTTGCACATTAAATTGCTTGGAGACTTTGCCATTACCGATGAGCGACAGATTTCGTTAGGCATTGGCAGCGATCGCCAACAGGCTCTCCTGGCCTATCTGCTGCTGCATCGCCACACGCCGCAGCCTCGCCAGCGCCTCGCCTTTCACCTCTGGCCCGATTCCATCGAATCCCAGGCTCGCTCTAACCTGCGAAAGGCCCTTTCGCATCTGCGACAAGCCCTACCAGAACCAGATACGGTGCTGCTGGCAGATGCCAAAACGCTGCAATGGTCGCCCAGCGCTCCCATTTTTCTGGATGTGGCGGAATTTGAGAATGCGGTAAAGCTTGCTGCCCAAGCGACCGAACCCGACATCGCGCGATCGCACCTGGAAGCCGCCTTATCTCTATACCAAGGCGATTTGCTGCCCAGTTGCACAGACGAGTGGATTGAGCCAGAGCGCGATCGCCTCCAGCAGACGCACAAGCGAGCATTGCAGCAGACCATCACGCTGCTCAAAGCACAGCAGGATTACGATATGGCGATCGCCTATGCTCAGCAGGTGTTGCGAAGCGACCCGCTCAACGAATCCGCTCACGCGACGCTGATGCATCTGCACTGGCTGAAGGGCGATCGCGCCAACGCACTCCAGGTCTATCACCACTGTATGACGCTGCTGCGGGAAGAATTGGGCGTTGACCCCGGCCCCACCCTCCGCAAGCTGTACGACCAAATCCTCAACGCAGACGATGAGCCATTTGGCAGTCTTGCAGGCAGTATTGCAACGGCTTCTGGGGGCGATCGCCCGTTGGTCAGTGCCGCCCTGCTGTCTCCTGCATCAGGAGCGCAGCAGCTTAGCCCGCTGATTGGGCGAACCCACGAATGGGCCACCATCCAGCAGTGGATGAGGGCAGAGAATTCGCTGGATAAGGCAGCTTTGGACACCCTGGGCGATCGCCCGGTGCTGCTACTGACGGGAGAACCGGGCATTGGCAAAACGCGCCTGCTGCAAGCAATTCAGGAGCAGTTTCAGCAGCAGAATCACTGCATCCTGTGGGGGCGCGGCTTTGAAGCAGAAATTGTGCGTCCCTATGGCGTGTGGATTGACGCGCTGCGTGCGTTTGTGACGAATGCCAACGTGCAAATACTGGAAGATTTGACTTACCTACTCAGTGAGTCGAATCCTTCATCGCAAAGTTCCGATTGCAGTCCGTCGGATCGCAGCTATCTATTCGACAGCGTGGTTCAGTTTATTTCCACGCTCTGTTCCAGCCAGCGTTCCGTTTTGATTGTTCTGGACGATATTCAATGGATCGATGAAGCATCGTCATCGCTGTTGCACTATGCCATTCGGCTGCTGAGTCAGCATTCCGTCTTTTTTGCCTGCACCGCCCGCACCAAAGAGCTAGACGACAATGCAGCCGTGCTGCGAGGATTGCAAGCGCTGCGGCGAGAACGGCGCTTGCTGACGCTGCCGCTGCAACCGCTAGAGCCAGAACAAACTGCCGCGCTAATTCGCAGTGTTTACGCGCCTCTAGAGCAGGATTGGTCGCCAGAGCAGACGCAGCAGGTGTTTATCGATAGCGGCGGCAATCCTCTGTTTGCGCTGGAAATTGCGCGGGCGATGTCCTCAGGCGAAGCAACCCACGCCAATAGTTTGGAACTGCTGATTGGCGATCGCCTGCAACGGCTGGACGACTACGCTCGCGAACTCATTCCCTGGGCGGCCGCGCTGGGCAGAACCTTTGATCCCACCACGCTGTCTGACATTGCTGATGCACCGCTGTCTAAGCTGCTGACGGGCATTGAGCAGCTAGAGCGAGAAAGCCTAATTCGGGTGAGCGCCTCTCACGGACAGAAAACACGCTACGACTTTGCCCACGACATCGTGCGGCAGGTGGCCTATCGGCAACTGTCGGAACCCCGTCGTCGCTTGCTGCATCTCCAGATTTCCCAAAAGCTGCACCAGCGGGCAAGCCATGACTCGTCTTTGGCGGCAGAAATCGCCCATCACGCCGCGCTGGGGGGCGATCGCGCTCTGGCAGCCACGGCGTGTCTGGCGGCGGCCAACTATTCGCTCAAACTATTTGCCTATGCCGAAGCTGCGGAACTTTCTCTGCGCGGGATTCAGCATTGCCAGGTGCTAGATCAGCGCACCCGCGTTCGGCTGCATATCGAACTGCTGCAAGTGCTGCTGTTTGCCGGAGTTCCTGCCGAACAGGTGGCTCCGCTGGAGGCAGAAGTGCAGGAACTGGTGCAAGAAGCCCATCGGCTGGGCCTCTCGGAAGCGGAGATGGCGGGGCTGGAAGTGCTGATGATTCTAAACTTTCAGTACAGCAATTTTGCCTATGTGCAGCAACATTCCAAGCGAGTCGTGGAAATTGGGCGGTCGGCTAATCCCATGATGACGGCTCGCGCCCTGGCATCCAGTGGTTCCTGTTTGGCGGAAGTGGGTAGAGAGATGGCGCGGGCAGAGGCGCTGCTGGAAGAGGCGCGATCGCTGGCGGCACGAGTGGGGCAAGATTCGGCGGATTTGTACGGCGGGCTGGGTCGCGTGCGACTGCACACGGGCGACTATGACGAGGGGCGGGCACTGCTGCAACGGGCCTACGAGATCGCGCAGCAGGAGCAGGATCATTGGCGCGAATGCTGGGTACTGACCTATCTCGCGATGACAGAACTGGAAGCAGGAAACCCGGTGGCAGCGCTGGCCTATAGTCAGGCGATCGCCACCGTTGCCTCGCAGATTCAGGGCCAGGGCAGTGAAGCCGCCGTAGCAGATGCGCTGACAGCCCTCGCCCGATATCATTTGCAAAAAACCGATGCAGCGGCGGCACTCGATCAGGCGATCGCTGTCCTGCGACAGCTCGACAATCGCCGAATGCTATCGTATTTGCTGAGTAGTGCCGCTGAGGTTGATTTGGCGAGCGATCGCCCCACCCAAGCCATTGAGAAAGCAGCCGTGGCGCTGTCCGAAGCTCAGGCAATTAATCAGCCCGTCGATGTGACGCTGGCGTGGGCGCTGCTGGTGCAAGGCTGGCTGCGAGTCGCCGAAAGCGCTGCCGACCGCAACGCTGTCGCCGCGGCCCGGCAGCAGGCAAGTGACCTGTTCCAGCAGTTCTATCCGCAAATCAGCGTTGCCGATCTCAGCCGCCGCGCCCGCGCTGCCGTTACCCAAACCCGACACCAGATGGCCCTAATGCATCCCCATGCCGTTGCTCTGGAAAAAGCGCCATGACCCTCATCATTGTTGAAACCGATCGCCCCGATCCCATCACGCCAGAGGTTCTGGCAGACGAAGGAAATCGAGTGTTTCCCTGTCTGGCAGCGCGAAATGCAACCTGGCGATATTCCCTGCTGTCGGGCGATCGCCACCGCATGATTTGCAGCTTTGAGGCTCCCGATGCCGAAGCCGTCCGTATGTCCTACCGCACGGCTTATGTTCCCTTTGAGAAGATGTGGGTTGACCATCTCCGCGAACCGGAGGGTATTCCGCCTGTGTGGAACGAGTCTGCGCTGGTGGTGGTCGAGATCGCCTATCCAGGGGGACTTTCGGAGCCAGAGCAGCAGGCGCAGTGGCAAGTGATCACCCAGCGCTTGCTGCCTTGTTATGCAGAGCAGGGCGTAGAATGGGTGCGATCGCACGTTTCGCCAGCCCAAACCCTGATCCTGTCGGAACTCAATGCGCCCGATCCGGCACTCATCGAGGCGGCCCATCGCCAAGTCGGTCTACCCCTTTCCCGCTTGTGGTCGGCCACGCTGCTGAAGCCCTAGTCCGGTTTTTGTGGGGCAATGTGCTAAAAAGCGTGAATCCCCGCAAGGTCTTACCCAGCAGGGATTCTAAATCAGAGACAAATTAGAGCAAAGATGAGAGACGAACCTGGCTTACAGACAGATTAGGACGCAAGGCGCTGCTGTTGCCATACCGTGTTGGGCACACGAGTAAAGCGGGTCTGCTGCTTTTGCGCGGGCTGCTCTGCTTTCAGATTCTCCATCTGAGCCATCATTTGTTTCAGATGATTCAGCAAGTCGTCGATCTGAGCGGGGCTGTCCGCACCCTTTAGCGCCTGAGACACACTTTCGACCGTCGCTTCGAGAGAAGCAGGCTGAGCCGCCTCGGCAGAAACCGCATAGCGCTTGATTGGCTCAAGGCTGACTAATTCTGCTTGCTTGCCAACCGCAACCGTGGCTCGCTGTTCCACTTCGACCTGCGCCAGCGAGTGCTGAAGCAGTTCAGCCGCAGGAGAAACAGTCTCCACCTCATCCAGGAAAGACTCCAGACCTGCCGAAGCCAGCCGCGCCTCCGAAAATCGCAGGCTCTCTAACTCATTCTCCTTGTCTCTCAACTTCTGACGAAGATCAGAAACTTCATCTTCCGCTTTGCTCAGCTTCCGAGAAGAGTTGCTCCAGTTCAACAGCGCCAGAGCCGTCACGCCAGCACCCAGACTGACCGCCGTTGCAAGCCCCAGGTAGGGCCCCGATAGCTCCTTAAGTTGCCCTGCGAAAATGGGCTGGTTTTCTAAGTGAACCGTTAGGGGCTGAGAACCCATCGCAGCCATAGGAAGCGTAGCTGCCGAAAACACAACACCTGCGAGCAGTGACGAAGACAATAAAGTACGTGGAAAGCTCATAGTTCAGGAACCAAAAAACAACAGAAACATAGAAGCGGCTAACTACGTGAAATTGTCATCCCTAATTAGACATGCCCACTTTCAAGTCGTGGTACAACCCTTGCTGCGTAACGATACCCTGGCGGCTAAAGTTTGGGAAGACATCTGCTTACTTACAAGACTAACCCGTAGACCAAGGGGCTTGGGTATGCCTTTCGTAAAGAGTACAGTCTTGCGTTTAAAGCTCAAGTAAACTTTCATATCGCGCTCTATATAAACACTCATTTCGCCACCTGAGACAGAAATGATCTAAAGCAAAAAACAGACGCTTTAGTTAACTTGCATCAGTATGTCTTTTGCCAGAGGCAGAGGTTTCTATGGAACAGATCCTGAACTGATGCAGGGAGCTAATTATGCTATGCCATCCATCGAGTGGATGCAAACCTGATGTTTTTGATAAAAACTGTATAAGATTAGATAAAAAAGATTAGATAAAAATGTGGTTTTGCAAACTTTTCAAGTTCCTGGCAATAGGGGGCGATCGCCCATCAATAAATACTGGAATAATACTGGATTCGGAAATTCCATCTCTTGAATATTGATACTTCAATTTACTGGAAGCTTTTCGGATTCTTTTCAAACATTTTTCCAAAGCTTTATCAAATACGTGAAAAATAAAGCAAGCATGAAGCACTGATTTTCAGAGAATTATTTGGCTCATGTTCAATCTCCACTTGAATCTCTACATCAATCTTCAAAGCAATGGGGATTTCTGGATAAATACATGCCGCACAGAGAATTCTCCCGAAATCCTCCTAAGTACTTTCTGTGGTGAAATCATCCGAAGAATCACCGAATTAGGTTTCTTTATCAAAACTTGAATCTTGCTTTAGGAAGAATTCAAGCTTCCCGGAGTTTTGCGGAAACCTATGTAGAGGAAAGAGGTCATTTTTGAATCAGGCGGTACATCTTCTGAGTGTCTTTCACTCTCCAATACGTCTTTCGATGGAGGACTTAATAACCATGAGCAGAAAACTCACGCAGATCTTTCGAGGTGGGTTGGTCAATCGGGGAGGACGACGCCAGAGGGGACATCAAGACGCAGAAGGGTTTTTGACCAAACAGCAATGGAGGCTAGGCAGGCGCTTTAAGGGGCTGCTGCTGTTTGGCT contains:
- a CDS encoding nickel-binding protein, whose product is MTLIIVETDRPDPITPEVLADEGNRVFPCLAARNATWRYSLLSGDRHRMICSFEAPDAEAVRMSYRTAYVPFEKMWVDHLREPEGIPPVWNESALVVVEIAYPGGLSEPEQQAQWQVITQRLLPCYAEQGVEWVRSHVSPAQTLILSELNAPDPALIEAAHRQVGLPLSRLWSATLLKP
- a CDS encoding BTAD domain-containing putative transcriptional regulator, encoding MPPRLHIKLLGDFAITDERQISLGIGSDRQQALLAYLLLHRHTPQPRQRLAFHLWPDSIESQARSNLRKALSHLRQALPEPDTVLLADAKTLQWSPSAPIFLDVAEFENAVKLAAQATEPDIARSHLEAALSLYQGDLLPSCTDEWIEPERDRLQQTHKRALQQTITLLKAQQDYDMAIAYAQQVLRSDPLNESAHATLMHLHWLKGDRANALQVYHHCMTLLREELGVDPGPTLRKLYDQILNADDEPFGSLAGSIATASGGDRPLVSAALLSPASGAQQLSPLIGRTHEWATIQQWMRAENSLDKAALDTLGDRPVLLLTGEPGIGKTRLLQAIQEQFQQQNHCILWGRGFEAEIVRPYGVWIDALRAFVTNANVQILEDLTYLLSESNPSSQSSDCSPSDRSYLFDSVVQFISTLCSSQRSVLIVLDDIQWIDEASSSLLHYAIRLLSQHSVFFACTARTKELDDNAAVLRGLQALRRERRLLTLPLQPLEPEQTAALIRSVYAPLEQDWSPEQTQQVFIDSGGNPLFALEIARAMSSGEATHANSLELLIGDRLQRLDDYARELIPWAAALGRTFDPTTLSDIADAPLSKLLTGIEQLERESLIRVSASHGQKTRYDFAHDIVRQVAYRQLSEPRRRLLHLQISQKLHQRASHDSSLAAEIAHHAALGGDRALAATACLAAANYSLKLFAYAEAAELSLRGIQHCQVLDQRTRVRLHIELLQVLLFAGVPAEQVAPLEAEVQELVQEAHRLGLSEAEMAGLEVLMILNFQYSNFAYVQQHSKRVVEIGRSANPMMTARALASSGSCLAEVGREMARAEALLEEARSLAARVGQDSADLYGGLGRVRLHTGDYDEGRALLQRAYEIAQQEQDHWRECWVLTYLAMTELEAGNPVAALAYSQAIATVASQIQGQGSEAAVADALTALARYHLQKTDAAAALDQAIAVLRQLDNRRMLSYLLSSAAEVDLASDRPTQAIEKAAVALSEAQAINQPVDVTLAWALLVQGWLRVAESAADRNAVAAARQQASDLFQQFYPQISVADLSRRARAAVTQTRHQMALMHPHAVALEKAP